The genomic stretch GCTCTGCTACCAGAATACCAACAATCAGGCCTGTCATATgcactgaagatttttttaaatgcttgctcctactgcagaaaaaaaaattattttttcctagaaAGCTTTAAACTAAATTTCAAATAGTATCATATAAAACTACACCGCACTtttagttgttaaaaaaaaaactagctggGGTGGTGCTCAGTGACCATGACATAGTTCTTGAATCTTTgagtcaaacacacacacaaatgcacacttGTATGCACACACAGgcccctttattttcttctaaagcaGTCACATTGTGGGTAAAGCGAAGTCATTACTTTCATGACACCAATTAGACTGAAAAGCACGtcaatgagaaaaaggaaactaacCTGGATTCCTAGTCTGATTGATGGTTATCTTCGCAGATGAAGGTTCTGCCTAAAATTGTCATCATTTAAATTCCTGCTCCTCTTATAGCAAATGTGCCATCAAAtggcagaaaagaaggaaaaagtcactttagaagaaaaggaagttaCTTACACGATGTTTTAGGATTCTGTGGGTTCAGGTGTTCCTGGTTCTCCCTCTTGGTTCTGTGTCTCCTCCTGTGtttgtgttttgatttctttttctgacttgcTCTGcactttttcttcctgtaatttgACTTCCTGGCCATCTCCCTTCTCTTTCAGTTTGGGTCCATTTGTATCCGGGGACTCTCTGGTTGAGCCCCTGGTGGCCTCAGCATCTTCCAGGGCTGAGCTTTGGTTCCCAGGGTCATCCACAGCACCACCTTCTCCATCTTCCTGGGATTCAAGCGGGGacttctctgttctttctccaACCCCGGCACCTCCATTGTCTTCTGGCAAAGACGCTGTTCCAGGGGCCTCTCTCTCATCCTCAGTTGGGTGAGTCACCTCTTCAAGCTGCTGGTCATTTACTCTGGAACTTTCTACCTTCATGGCTACCATCTGCTCCAAAGCTTCATTCACATCTTTGGAAACATCTGGATGTGTGGGCTCCTCAGTGCTTAGCGCAGACTCCTCTTCGGCGGCGATGGTTTGCATTTCATCCACTCCAGAGGCCTGAagtttgctttcttccttctcaatttTCTGCCCTGCTTCCTGGCTGTGGGTTTCTGTCAGTAGAGTCTGGATCTGGAAATCGGTGGCTGTTTCTTCGGTACTTCCCAGCTGGTCAACAACTGCCTGAATGACGTTCTGTACGAGTTTGCTGCCCTCAGTCTCAAGTTCCAAAACCTCATTTTCTGCCTTTAAATCTTCCTCTCTTGTTCCACTCACCCTGACTTCCTGACAACCAACCTGCTCACTGCCTTCATCTGACTCCCTTTTCTGTGATGTGCTTTCGTCGCCTTGGAGGTCAGCATGGATGCCCTCTTCGGGGGTAACAGATACGATCACCGGTGTTGATTCTGCCTGAGATTCAGTCCTTGTGGGCACTACGTCTTCTGCCAGCTGAGCAGGGAGGTCATCATCTTTTTCAGAGGATGTTTCTTCTGGTACTGAAGGTGCATCTGCAGATTCCAAAGTTTCTGCTGTTTCTATAACCTTGATAGCTTCTCCTAAGAACTTCTCCTCCACTGCTGCAGCTGTTAGAGCTAATGATGCCTCAGAGCTCTGCACCTGAATTTCCACACGTGCCACTTCCTCTTGAACGGGCAGAGAAGAACTTTCTTCAAAGCGGATAACTTCCTTTTCCCCGTCTATGACGGTTACGGTAACCTCCTGCACCAGCTGCTTACTGAGCTCTTCACAGACGGTAACAGCTGGCTGTTGCTCAAGACTCTCTTCACTCACTTGGGTGGGTTttgcttccattttctccctTCCTACGTGAACTACCATCTCACTCTCCACTGGGGTTGGAAGAGACTTAGCATGACTCTGGAGTTCAATATTATCACCTTTTTGAAACTCAGCTTCTTTGGGAACTTCGTCCTCAAGGGCAACTTCAGTGACCTGTTTCTGACCGACTGTTACTTCTGTGTCAGCAGACGCTGCAGGTCCTTCGACAAATGGTTCGTCTCCACCTTGCTCGTCAGCACATCCTCCAGCCTCCTGAATCACCTCAGTCTTTGAAAGAACGTGTACAGTTTCCACTGATACCTCTTTATCTGTATGTTCTAGAACCTCTTCCACTTTTGAATGTTTGTCTTCCTGGGACTGAAAACTGGAAGGTGCTGGAGGCATCTCTTTCAGCACAGGAACTGCCCCATCGTCCATGACCTGGGATTGGGTACCAGATGCAACCTCCCGGTCTTCATGGATTTCCATGATCTTGTCCTGCTCCATTATATTTGGAGCTTCAAACTCTGCTACTGGGGTGCCTCCATTGGTCTCACTCTCCGTAAGGGTTTCAGCTGAGTCAGGAGCAACAGCCTGTTCTGGAACAGTCTCTGATTTTACCCCAACCACCATTTCTGTGGTTGTAAGCTCACTGGACTCTGCACTCTCTGTGCCTGGAGAAACCTTCCCCAAGCTTTCTGGGGTGGCCTGTCCAATTCCCTTCCCTAGGGTCAGAGCCTCAGTGTCAGTTTCCTGTACATGTACTTTCGAGACAACCTCCATCTCTTCCTCCAGATTCAGCCTGTGAGTATCCTCTTCTGCTTCTCCCACCTCCTCGGGGATTTTTGATTCGACCTTGTGCGTTGTCTGGATGGTGTCTTCCGGCCCTCTGCCATCAGGCAGCTGGGATTCTTCTCGAACTTTTTCTGCAACTGCCTGCAGCACCTCCTGAGTCCGCCTCTCTTGGTCTTCTATGTCTGGCACCTCCACCTCCTGAACCGGGGTTGCTTCCTCTGTGGTGTCGGGAGATTCGGTTAACCGGGAAACAGCTGAAACCATGTCGGCGGTCTCTTCAGCCCCAGAGGCTTCTGTTGCTTCCTCCGTAGCTTCTGCGGCCATCACGGCTTCAGACATCAGTTCCACCTCACTGACGAGCGTGTCATCACCAGCCTCCTGGCTCCCCGGCAGAGTTTTGGAAACGATGGGGGAAGCCTCCTCCTCAGCGACTTCTCTTTCAAACACCTCTCCAGTTGGTGCTTTCGCTTCGTCTTCTGATTCTTCAAGAGGTTCTGTCACTGAGGCAGAGATCCAAGAAGGCGCCCTTTCTTCGATGCTGCTAACGGCCCTTGCGCCGTCAACCACAGCGCCGGTCACCGGGTAGACCACGCTCTTACCGAGCTCCCTCTGCTCGGGCTGCTCCCCACTTTTCTCGGCCTGCTGGGCTTCGGTTTTCTCCCTTTCCGCCGCATCGTACTCGGACAAAGGTACCACGGCCGGGACGTCGGAATCGTCTTCGTTGCCCTCCGTCGGCCCTGTATCTTCAGCCGCGGCTTGCTCCTGTTTCCCATCTGACCTTTTCTTCCTTCGTCCGGGAATAAACTTCCTAATGGAAACCCAAGACTCTTCTTTCCCCGGTTCAGCATCTGAGGCTGGAGGTTCTACGCCAGATCCAGCTACCGAGTCTTCgcttttctcttccagttttgaCTTGGACTTTTTTCTCGAGGTGACTAATCTTTTAAAGGACTCCCAGGTGGAAACTCCCTCCCCTTCGGAGGGGCTGCCGGCCTGCTCGGGGGAGGAAGCTCCTGGTCCTTGATCCTGGACTTGGGGCGGGAGCGCGTCTGGCCCCGCCTCTTTGTCTCTTCCTGCTTCCTCTGGTTTCTGGCTGTCTCCTCCCAGGGCTTTGGGGCCCCCTTCCTCGTCGGAGGAAGAGGCTTTTCTTGCTCTTTTCTTGGATGACCCCACACAAATTAACGCTTCCCAGGACACCGAGGTGTCAACCCTGCGCTTCGACTCTTCCGGCTTCTGCTCCTCCCCGTTCCCTTTCacctcttcctgcatttccgaGGCTGCGCTCTCCGTGGAAGACAGGGTGGCGCTCTTGACCTTGTCCACCTTGTCCACCTCGTCCTCCTTATCACTTTCAGAGAGCCTTCTCACCCGTTTCTTGGGCGTCACCATCTTTTTGAAAGATGCCCAGGGGGTGACaccttccctctttttctctccgtCCGAAGTGGTCCCTTCCTCCGCCTCTGCGTCCGGGGGCACGTCGGCCACGCCCTTCTCCAGACACGTGATCTCCTCGGGCTCCTCGGGGGACGAAGCCGAGCTCTCGCCCTTCGGTTCCTCAGGACTGTCCGGGGAATCTGCCGAACTTGGGTGCTGCTCCCCTGACTCCTCATCTCCTCCGCCTCTCTTCCCTTTGTGTTTCTTTCCAGAAAGCTTTTTTAAGCCACTGCTAGTGAACAGTTTCTTTAAAGGGCTTCCTTGCACCTTAATTCTCTCTTGTGATGACAGCATTTCCACCTCGCTTACAGTGCCCTCGGGGGGTGTGGACGGCGCCTTCCCATCCTCGCTGGGTGCTGCCGGCTGGGAGAGGTCCCCGCCGAGGACACCCGCATCTTCCTCCGTCTTCGGCGGCTCCTCCGTGGGCTCGGCTTCCGGAAGTTCAGCGTGGGTTTCAGGAGGCGAGGATTCTACTGCTTCTTCTACCTGGGCCTGCTGCTCCTCCGTTTCCTTCTCCGCAGTGCTGACATGGACTTCGGCGACAATCTCGACTTTTTCATCGAACACTTCTGTTGCTAAAGGGGCGGGTTTCTCTTCGGGAGGGGCCTGCGCTTGGTCTTCGAGGGGCAGCTCCACTTTTTCATATTCTGCCGACAACCTGGCATCCTGGGCCGGCTCGGGGGCCTCCTGTGGTTGCGGCTGCTCAGAAGCTGCCAGCTTCTCGGAGGGCTCTTCCGGCTTTTCCTGTTCTTCTGCGTCGGCTTTTTCCGGCtcttgttcctttttcttctccgAGGCCTCCAGCTCATCCTCCCTAGGCTTCCTAAAACTGGTCTTTTTCCGCCAGCCAGCCCAACCTTGAGTGAAGAATTTTTTGAAGGGTGATGCCGTTTCGCTGGCCACTGGACTAGTCGGAGAGTCTGGAGATTTCACaggttctttttcttgtttttcttccccttcatcttttccttcctcGGCTGCTGGGCCAGACTCAGCTTGGGGAGAGACTTCTGTGTGGGTCTCCTCGCTTCCGGGCGTCCCTTCGGGTTTCTCTGTGGACTGTTTCAGTTCACTTTCTTTGGGGGTTGAGGCCTCCCCTGTCTCCCGGCTGGGCTCCGGATGGTCACCAGCCCCGTCGGAGCCTCCTGCCCCTTCAGCTTCATCCTTTTTGACGGTGAGGAGCTGGACAGTGTCAGACTTCTCGGTCTTGTCCTTTTTCACAGTGAACTTGAAGCCGACAAACTTAAACACCTTCTTAAATCCCACATCGTTAGCCTGGGGCTCAGCGGTCTGTGTCAGCTCCTCTAAATTGCTTTCGGAGGCAGGGATCTGTTCCATTATCTCAGGcatttcctcctgcccctccttcacGTCTGGAACAACTGCGGAGTTAGCAGCCATCTCTTTGTCTGAATCTCTTTCACTCACATCTTCAGACTCTCTCTGTCCAACTattaacagaaaaagagaaagagagagagagagagagagagagaagggtgggggagaggaaagTAGAAAATGATAACAattcaagaaaattaaatatttaaaaaacacagcCAATGAATACTTTCTTTAACGTCAGTCAGGCAATTCCAGGCTCAGGTAAGGGTCTTAGCtgcatttgtaaatctcaataGATTAGGCAGCTTTcaaatgacctttaaaaattcCGATTCAGAGGTACTACTCTTCTCGTTCTGTTCTCTTTAAAGGGCAACTTAACAAACTCAACTACTCAACTCAAAAAATTAGTTACAGGTAAGTGGCCACGGCATCACTAAGGGTGGGTCAACCTGATGGTGTGTACAAAACAGCATCACACATCACACCCAGGATCTAGAATCCATCAAGCTTTACAGTAACTTCCACTTTACAGGAAATAGAGCGTTAGAGAAGTAAGCCAACTAGGTACCCAGGAGAACGTAAAGGAGGGGCATTCTGTGTGATAACTACCTGATCTCTTCAGCAAGCCCCCCAAAGGGACCAGAGCTCCTTGGGGGAATTCGGGGCTGGGTCAGGGAAAGTACAAGGAACATTTTGTGACAAAAGGAGGCGCTCAAAAGCTTAGGTAGGGGAGAGGGGGGCAGCGCATATCAAAAGGACACTAGAGCCAGCTTAAAGGGGCTCCTGCCGGCCAAACTTTgaatcgttaaaaaaaaaaaaaaaagagtagcgACAGTGGTGGGTTATAACACATTGAGTAAAAATAGAATCCATGAATCAAGAGTGATACTAACAAAGTAAATGAGGATCAGGTAGTACTTCTTTATGAAAAAATGTCAGTCAATAAATTTAGGTATAACTTCCACTTTGATCCTTAGAGTCATTCTCTTTAGAATTCTACTGCATCACAAgtcatatattatttattaaggACAAGAGTTAAAAATGATCTTTCTTTTATAGACAACTGCCCAGACTCTTCCCAGGCCACGGTAAACAGCCGTTCAGCCTTGAAAATGTGGAGCATCACTGTTTCTAAACAGGTGTTTGTATCACTCATCAAGCAATTCACTTAAATGGAATAACATAAATGGGTTTTCTCTTGCAGTTAATTTGGGGAGGAGAAAGTCACGTTTTAATTCACTTCATCTGGAGGGTCCATTGAACTGGACTTTTTCAGttgcttagaaaaataaaaataatttctcaatatataaaataaatgcattagtGTTTCATGACCGGCATGGTTACCTTCTGAATGTGGTCATATCTGAATGCATTTGGAACTAGTCGTATCACCATCAAAACCAGCCATTCAGAAACCAACAAGTAAAAGAAGACAGGAGTTAGGGGGAAAGTTTTTATAGACAAGACTTGGAACTAAAGCAAAGAAATTATTTGACTGGCTATAGCTTAAGTGGTTGCCTTATTTGGGAAAGCCAAGTTGGCTGTTTGTCATTAGACTCAGAAAATCACACTTAACTAATATGTTCTAATAACTCATTCAGTCAAGGATCAAGAGATGTTAAAAACTTTGGGTGAAATGCTGCCAGCACACTTACAGTTTTAGAGTATCAACACACAGATTACTTCATTTCAAAAGGAGATGGAAAAATCTGCCAGgcaccaccttaaccaagtgatcaaactTAACATCTCCAACAATGGGACCAAACCATCATCATGCTTCCTGACGTGAGGCACTGAGAAGCCCAATAAATCACCTACATAGTATCACTGACAAAAATGTTTAACAGAATCGAATCATGTGGAAACAGTCAGACAACGGTCCACACTGAAGGATGTTCTATAAAATAACTAGCCTGGCCTGAAATATCCATGTTACAAAGGACAAAAATCAAACCTAAATATAAACGGATTGTCTGCAGGTAACTTTCAGATGGTTTAAGGAGAGGGAATGAGGGggtaggggaggaggagagaggggaggaaagaaaatgtggtttaaaaaaagcaatgaatGGTGATTATGTTAAATGTATAAgggtgtttattatatttttctgtagGTTTGAATTTTTAACATTGTTAGGGATTAAAGAAGCAAGTAAATGTGATTTAATAAAGGGTGGGATTTGgtgctaaatttaaaaatttaagaaatatgacAACCAGAGATGGTAGGCATGGTCCGTCCTGGGTTGGATATCCATTAGAGCAAACCAGCTCAGCGACATTTTTAGTCTTCTTGGGATAATGTATGATTTGAGATTAGATGAGATGAATTTTTACTGAAATGAAAGGGTAGAAATCAGGattgaggaaaaaaaagcagGTTACCAAAAGTATATACACTATGACCACGTTATGGTTTAAAAAAGGTTAACTGAATTTGACacacaagggggagggtataacttaagtcatagagtgtgtgcttagcatgcacgaggtcctgggttcaattccccagcacctccattaaataaataaacaaataaacctaattcccctcccacaaaaaataaaataagctaatAACAATACTagattgcaaaaataaaaaaaagaaattgacacaCAAAAAGGTCCTAGTAATGCTGTGAAAACATACTTAATGCCTACtgcacaaaatgaaaataattacaacTAGTTTCTATACTAATGCTTAGAACCTAGCAATATCTGGAAATAGAGAAATATCTGGAAATGTATATATGCTTCTCCCCAAATCCATAAATTACTTCAATTTGTATAATCTTATTTCCCCacgaaaataattttattctttatgtgaACTATTACAAACCTATGTCTACAAATTTCCACCATAATATTTATTGGGTTTCATCTTGAAACTGAAGCTTAAAAAGTTCACTGAAAAACTGTCCCAGGTGCCACGCAAGTTAAATATGCACAGCCCTGTTT from Camelus bactrianus isolate YW-2024 breed Bactrian camel chromosome 8, ASM4877302v1, whole genome shotgun sequence encodes the following:
- the AKAP12 gene encoding A-kinase anchor protein 12 isoform X1 translates to MGAGSSTEQRSPEQPEAGSVTPAEPEPSGGSSAAEAAPGEPGDTAIAAADPATKLLQKNGQLSTVNGLAEQGELSLQEGAPSGQEEEVTVADVGQRESEDVSERDSDKEMAANSAVVPDVKEGQEEMPEIMEQIPASESNLEELTQTAEPQANDVGFKKVFKFVGFKFTVKKDKTEKSDTVQLLTVKKDEAEGAGGSDGAGDHPEPSRETGEASTPKESELKQSTEKPEGTPGSEETHTEVSPQAESGPAAEEGKDEGEEKQEKEPVKSPDSPTSPVASETASPFKKFFTQGWAGWRKKTSFRKPREDELEASEKKKEQEPEKADAEEQEKPEEPSEKLAASEQPQPQEAPEPAQDARLSAEYEKVELPLEDQAQAPPEEKPAPLATEVFDEKVEIVAEVHVSTAEKETEEQQAQVEEAVESSPPETHAELPEAEPTEEPPKTEEDAGVLGGDLSQPAAPSEDGKAPSTPPEGTVSEVEMLSSQERIKVQGSPLKKLFTSSGLKKLSGKKHKGKRGGGDEESGEQHPSSADSPDSPEEPKGESSASSPEEPEEITCLEKGVADVPPDAEAEEGTTSDGEKKREGVTPWASFKKMVTPKKRVRRLSESDKEDEVDKVDKVKSATLSSTESAASEMQEEVKGNGEEQKPEESKRRVDTSVSWEALICVGSSKKRARKASSSDEEGGPKALGGDSQKPEEAGRDKEAGPDALPPQVQDQGPGASSPEQAGSPSEGEGVSTWESFKRLVTSRKKSKSKLEEKSEDSVAGSGVEPPASDAEPGKEESWVSIRKFIPGRRKKRSDGKQEQAAAEDTGPTEGNEDDSDVPAVVPLSEYDAAEREKTEAQQAEKSGEQPEQRELGKSVVYPVTGAVVDGARAVSSIEERAPSWISASVTEPLEESEDEAKAPTGEVFEREVAEEEASPIVSKTLPGSQEAGDDTLVSEVELMSEAVMAAEATEEATEASGAEETADMVSAVSRLTESPDTTEEATPVQEVEVPDIEDQERRTQEVLQAVAEKVREESQLPDGRGPEDTIQTTHKVESKIPEEVGEAEEDTHRLNLEEEMEVVSKVHVQETDTEALTLGKGIGQATPESLGKVSPGTESAESSELTTTEMVVGVKSETVPEQAVAPDSAETLTESETNGGTPVAEFEAPNIMEQDKIMEIHEDREVASGTQSQVMDDGAVPVLKEMPPAPSSFQSQEDKHSKVEEVLEHTDKEVSVETVHVLSKTEVIQEAGGCADEQGGDEPFVEGPAASADTEVTVGQKQVTEVALEDEVPKEAEFQKGDNIELQSHAKSLPTPVESEMVVHVGREKMEAKPTQVSEESLEQQPAVTVCEELSKQLVQEVTVTVIDGEKEVIRFEESSSLPVQEEVARVEIQVQSSEASLALTAAAVEEKFLGEAIKVIETAETLESADAPSVPEETSSEKDDDLPAQLAEDVVPTRTESQAESTPVIVSVTPEEGIHADLQGDESTSQKRESDEGSEQVGCQEVRVSGTREEDLKAENEVLELETEGSKLVQNVIQAVVDQLGSTEETATDFQIQTLLTETHSQEAGQKIEKEESKLQASGVDEMQTIAAEEESALSTEEPTHPDVSKDVNEALEQMVAMKVESSRVNDQQLEEVTHPTEDEREAPGTASLPEDNGGAGVGERTEKSPLESQEDGEGGAVDDPGNQSSALEDAEATRGSTRESPDTNGPKLKEKGDGQEVKLQEEKVQSKSEKEIKTQTQEETQNQEGEPGTPEPTES
- the AKAP12 gene encoding A-kinase anchor protein 12 isoform X2 translates to MLGIMTVTVGQRESEDVSERDSDKEMAANSAVVPDVKEGQEEMPEIMEQIPASESNLEELTQTAEPQANDVGFKKVFKFVGFKFTVKKDKTEKSDTVQLLTVKKDEAEGAGGSDGAGDHPEPSRETGEASTPKESELKQSTEKPEGTPGSEETHTEVSPQAESGPAAEEGKDEGEEKQEKEPVKSPDSPTSPVASETASPFKKFFTQGWAGWRKKTSFRKPREDELEASEKKKEQEPEKADAEEQEKPEEPSEKLAASEQPQPQEAPEPAQDARLSAEYEKVELPLEDQAQAPPEEKPAPLATEVFDEKVEIVAEVHVSTAEKETEEQQAQVEEAVESSPPETHAELPEAEPTEEPPKTEEDAGVLGGDLSQPAAPSEDGKAPSTPPEGTVSEVEMLSSQERIKVQGSPLKKLFTSSGLKKLSGKKHKGKRGGGDEESGEQHPSSADSPDSPEEPKGESSASSPEEPEEITCLEKGVADVPPDAEAEEGTTSDGEKKREGVTPWASFKKMVTPKKRVRRLSESDKEDEVDKVDKVKSATLSSTESAASEMQEEVKGNGEEQKPEESKRRVDTSVSWEALICVGSSKKRARKASSSDEEGGPKALGGDSQKPEEAGRDKEAGPDALPPQVQDQGPGASSPEQAGSPSEGEGVSTWESFKRLVTSRKKSKSKLEEKSEDSVAGSGVEPPASDAEPGKEESWVSIRKFIPGRRKKRSDGKQEQAAAEDTGPTEGNEDDSDVPAVVPLSEYDAAEREKTEAQQAEKSGEQPEQRELGKSVVYPVTGAVVDGARAVSSIEERAPSWISASVTEPLEESEDEAKAPTGEVFEREVAEEEASPIVSKTLPGSQEAGDDTLVSEVELMSEAVMAAEATEEATEASGAEETADMVSAVSRLTESPDTTEEATPVQEVEVPDIEDQERRTQEVLQAVAEKVREESQLPDGRGPEDTIQTTHKVESKIPEEVGEAEEDTHRLNLEEEMEVVSKVHVQETDTEALTLGKGIGQATPESLGKVSPGTESAESSELTTTEMVVGVKSETVPEQAVAPDSAETLTESETNGGTPVAEFEAPNIMEQDKIMEIHEDREVASGTQSQVMDDGAVPVLKEMPPAPSSFQSQEDKHSKVEEVLEHTDKEVSVETVHVLSKTEVIQEAGGCADEQGGDEPFVEGPAASADTEVTVGQKQVTEVALEDEVPKEAEFQKGDNIELQSHAKSLPTPVESEMVVHVGREKMEAKPTQVSEESLEQQPAVTVCEELSKQLVQEVTVTVIDGEKEVIRFEESSSLPVQEEVARVEIQVQSSEASLALTAAAVEEKFLGEAIKVIETAETLESADAPSVPEETSSEKDDDLPAQLAEDVVPTRTESQAESTPVIVSVTPEEGIHADLQGDESTSQKRESDEGSEQVGCQEVRVSGTREEDLKAENEVLELETEGSKLVQNVIQAVVDQLGSTEETATDFQIQTLLTETHSQEAGQKIEKEESKLQASGVDEMQTIAAEEESALSTEEPTHPDVSKDVNEALEQMVAMKVESSRVNDQQLEEVTHPTEDEREAPGTASLPEDNGGAGVGERTEKSPLESQEDGEGGAVDDPGNQSSALEDAEATRGSTRESPDTNGPKLKEKGDGQEVKLQEEKVQSKSEKEIKTQTQEETQNQEGEPGTPEPTES